A single window of Microbacterium croceum DNA harbors:
- the poxB gene encoding ubiquinone-dependent pyruvate dehydrogenase, with protein MANVAENIVKTLHANGIDRVYGLPGDSLNGFTDALRKDGTIRWVHVRHEEAAAFAAAADAATTGDLAVVAGSCGPGNLHLINGLYDANRSRVPVLAIAAHIPTSEIGTGYFQETHPQELFRECSVYVEYVADPKQMPRLLEIAMRAAIEQRGVAVLVIPGDVALAEIADDRAVVIERARPVIVPSGPELEQAATLLNAAKKVTILAGAGVEGAHDEVLALADRLGAPIVHALRGKEFIEYDNPFDVGMTGLLGFASGYRAMEAADALLVLGSDFPYEQFYPEHATTIQVDIRGSQLGKRHPLDLGLVGDVRATAEALLPRLAERQDRSHLDDSTAHYRKTRAKLDDLAVPTKAGRPIHPQYLARLLNEQAADDAIFTADVGSPTVWAARYLKMSEHRRLIGSFTHGSMANALLHGIGAQVAHPDRQVVALAGDGGLAMMLGELITLTQNDLPVKTIVVNNSSLNFVELEMKAAGFVTYGTDLKNPSFAAIAEAMGIFARRVERSEDLPDAVREVLAHDGPALLDVVTERQELSMPPAIEAAQVKGFALYAIRTVMSGRGDELLDLARANWRQLF; from the coding sequence ATGGCCAATGTCGCTGAGAACATCGTCAAGACTCTGCACGCCAACGGGATCGACCGTGTCTACGGCCTTCCCGGCGATTCCCTCAACGGATTCACGGATGCGCTCCGCAAGGACGGCACGATCCGCTGGGTGCATGTGCGGCACGAGGAGGCTGCAGCGTTCGCCGCCGCAGCGGATGCCGCCACCACGGGCGATCTCGCGGTCGTCGCCGGCTCCTGTGGACCGGGCAACCTGCACCTCATCAACGGCCTCTATGACGCGAACCGCTCGCGCGTACCCGTGCTCGCGATCGCCGCGCACATCCCGACCAGCGAGATCGGCACCGGGTACTTCCAGGAGACGCATCCGCAGGAACTCTTCCGCGAGTGCAGCGTGTACGTGGAGTACGTCGCAGACCCGAAGCAGATGCCGCGGCTGCTGGAGATCGCGATGCGCGCCGCTATCGAGCAGCGCGGGGTTGCGGTGCTCGTGATCCCCGGTGATGTGGCGTTGGCCGAGATCGCCGACGACCGTGCCGTGGTCATCGAGCGCGCTCGTCCGGTGATCGTGCCCAGCGGACCGGAGCTCGAGCAGGCGGCGACGCTGCTGAACGCGGCCAAGAAGGTCACGATCCTCGCCGGCGCGGGAGTCGAAGGCGCGCATGACGAGGTCCTCGCGCTGGCCGACCGGCTGGGCGCACCGATCGTGCATGCACTCCGCGGCAAGGAGTTCATCGAGTACGACAACCCCTTCGACGTCGGGATGACCGGGCTGCTCGGCTTCGCCTCCGGCTACCGGGCGATGGAGGCGGCGGATGCGCTGCTCGTGCTGGGCAGCGACTTCCCGTACGAGCAGTTCTACCCGGAGCACGCCACGACCATCCAGGTCGACATCCGGGGCTCTCAGCTCGGCAAGCGGCATCCGCTCGATCTGGGGCTGGTCGGCGACGTCCGCGCGACCGCCGAGGCGCTCCTGCCGCGACTGGCCGAGAGGCAGGACCGCTCCCACCTCGACGACTCGACCGCCCATTACCGCAAGACCAGGGCGAAGCTCGACGACCTCGCGGTGCCGACCAAGGCCGGGCGTCCGATCCACCCGCAGTATCTCGCGCGGCTGCTGAACGAGCAGGCCGCGGACGACGCGATCTTCACGGCGGATGTCGGTTCGCCCACGGTCTGGGCCGCACGGTACTTGAAGATGAGCGAGCATCGGCGCCTTATCGGCTCGTTCACGCACGGCTCGATGGCGAACGCGCTGCTGCACGGGATCGGGGCGCAGGTCGCGCATCCGGACCGTCAGGTGGTCGCTCTCGCCGGCGACGGAGGACTCGCGATGATGCTCGGCGAGCTCATCACCCTGACGCAGAACGATCTGCCGGTCAAGACGATCGTGGTGAACAACTCCTCGCTCAACTTCGTGGAGCTGGAGATGAAGGCCGCCGGATTCGTCACGTACGGCACCGATCTGAAGAACCCGAGCTTCGCCGCGATCGCCGAGGCCATGGGCATCTTCGCGCGTCGCGTCGAGCGCAGCGAGGACCTGCCGGATGCCGTCCGCGAGGTGCTCGCCCACGACGGCCCTGCCCTGCTCGACGTCGTCACCGAGCGGCAGGAGCTGTCGATGCCGCCCGCGATCGAGGCCGCGCAGGTGAAGGGCTTCGCGCTCTACGCCATCCGCACGGTCATGTCGGGGCGCGGCGACGAGCTGCTCGATCTCGCCCGCGCGAACTGGCGTCAGCTGTTCTGA